Genomic window (Drosophila albomicans strain 15112-1751.03 chromosome X, ASM965048v2, whole genome shotgun sequence):
CACtgtctgctgcttctgcttctattgttgttgttgttgttgttgctgctgatgggcgttgtttattgttgtcgaagatgatgatgttgttgttgttgttattgtgtttgCGGTTGCTCGCCTTGCCAGGAATTGTCGTGCAACGACTTTTGTATGCGACAGCGAAACTTCTTTATTGCTATCGCTTTGGGCGTGTTTCGCTATTTCTCATAAATATCCGCATACAtaaatacgtatgtatgtatctatatacacatacatacatatggtatgtatgtatgtttgatGCAGTTGTCGTTTATTTAtcacttgttgttgcctgccCTGAAGCGCCTGCAAGAAGAACGAACAAGCACAaatttaatacacacacacacacgcactcactcactcacacccACTTTGTCACACCCAACTTTGATTTAatggaattgcaatatttgaCGTTTTTCATTTCGCAGTTCCGTGTATCTCTAATGATGCTCTCATTTTATGCTTTACAttactcgcacacacacacacacacaaacacgtcTCATATACAATCGTGATGCTAAAACACGGAAGCGTTAATGCAAAGGACTCAACACAGAGCATCGcttgtatgtatgtctgtatgtTTGTAGGTGTGTGTACATCTACTCCACCCAAGCGCACTCACACAcgtgcacacacatacacgtcGGCGCACTTGACGGTGTAACGGTATTTTTCGTGTTTGTTTTGCTCGAAAAGCGGTATGTGAAGCACAACACAAattacaaacatacatacacacacacaaacatcgatatgtatgcgtgtgtgtgtgaatgcaaTGAGTTAAACTAAATGCGATTCTTAAATGCCAAAATGTGACTTTTAATATGATAAATGCACTTGCCGCAAACACGTGCACATACAATATAAAGATAGCTCTTCCttattatttaatcaattgTTTTGACTGAATTAAATTGCATACTTAAACTCATTGCACGCCGCACTCTGTCGAACATCCATCACTCACTTAGCCAAATGTCAAATATTGTATGCACCGTTTAGCCATTGAAtataaccaaaaaataaaaaagaaaacacttgATGAACACAATTTATCgtccgaaaataaaaaaagaatatatgtatgtattttaatattgaatctTAATGAGGCTCaatatgtaaacaaaaagAGACTACAGCGTCGCAACTTTGCAGAAAGTTTCAACAAACTTTAAAAAGCTTGCGATGTGAGCTTTTTATTAACAGCTGTGATTGGGGTGTgggatataccaaaaacacaaGCGATTATTGCCGCTGGTTACACttcatatggtatattggtatattttggctATGACAAGGCGCGTAATTTAAAAGTGGACAGCGATTGCTTTTATGACGATCGTTATTTCAAATGTGtgtacaataaaaatgcattaggAAATGTTTGCTGCACattgttcattttatttgcaatttttcttgttgtgtttggtatacatatgtagttaaTAATATGCACTTGATGTCAACAAAATACTGTTACACGCTCATGGCCAGGGCTGGCAAATCAACATGAATCAAATTcaaacatacatttttgtgttttctttttttttctgtttttaatataaacttAAATGCTGTGCTCACCACGCCATGTGCAAGACAATTGTTCAAGTgcaatacatttcatttaaattggctaaaaatattatttgaacgAATTAACTGGCTTTTGGTTACcatttttcatcattttcattgttcgttcatatgtatgtgttgggTTGTGTATATCTACTTGTATAAGTACAATGTGAATTTGTTGTTAAGTTTTTTTAGCAAGTCAATTggttgtatatgtatatagtagtaATGCAGCACGTTCTGATCATGCCCAAATTCATTCTCTCTATTTACTTTACGCTAATCTAGTTAAAAACTTCGCTCAATTCTGCATTGTTTCCCTAACTGTTCTctattatctttttttttttttttaatttcgtttttttcattgttttcaattcatttcttAAACTTGTTCATAACTACATTATAAGTACATCATCTCTAATCATTTTTTcatcgttttttttgtttttgttttctcattCAGAAGGCATTTTATCAAAAAAGTTTCGATCGTTCAgaacatgcatatgtattgtatgtatgtatgtaaaaaagtaaacagttatatataaatatgtatataaattgttgtgtataagtatatatactatataagtatgtatatgcTTTGATTATAGAACAACGGCGTTTTAAATGGgaattttcttatttcatttcattcatatttcaatctttcattttatttttttgtttacggCACAAGGAATCAAcgtataatatacaatattcaacaatagttttgttttttatgatttcttgttgttgtttattcttTTGCTTGGCTTGCGGCCATCAGAAACCGCAGTAATAAAgttgtaatataatatttaataatcataatagtaatagtgttacatatacatacacaataaattataatagcACAATTTGCTTGTTTATCAAATACgtgtaaaaatttaataacagcAGGCCAAAAAATaatggatatatatatataataataaagtaaacaaagaatataataataataaaaaaaagataatagatttgtatattttgaactattTGCGTTATGGTTAGTTGATTGAGAGATTGAATTTAtattggatttttttttcttttttttttggggtctACTCAATTTACGTAATAGTACAATAGagataataatacaaaacatacagatttatatagatagatatatatataagaatataatagtgttaataaaaaaaaaataataataataataaaaaatatatatttataataataagtagCCAGTAGTTATATCCATAATTAGTTGTATTGTGTAATAGgttttgttggtttattttttttttttgtatttttttcattttttttgtttttcaactaGCACTTTTTTCAAACATCTATCTCTGTTCCACAATCCATCCACATCCATTTGCTAGTCGTAGCCTTACAGCCATTCTTTATACTCCTTCCTCCATTCCTCGACATCAtctattgtttcttttttttttttgtttttgccacagCCGCCCAAACACTTTTTTTATGCGTTTTcttcagtttgttttgttgtttttttttttttttaggtgcATTTGGGCTAATTTTGGTTAAATTTTGTTAGAATTATGctataaaaatagtaatattgaaaatgttgccgGGGCCCCGAAAATGTGCGCTAGTTTTGCGTCCCTTCAATCCGTTCATCCTTCCATCCTTCGATCCTTCTATCATCATCCATCTATCATCTATCCCATCGATTCGGCGACTGGTCTTTTGCTGCATCTTTgcaagctgcagttgcaaattgcagttgccactttgttgcatgttgcatgttgtgtgttgcctgttgcctgtGTTGCTCATCACTTACATGTCCATTGCAATTTGAGCTGCTGCCCCGATTATTGgtagcagcatcagcagcaacaactttgtgtttgttgccCAGCCACATCTTGACACACAATAtttatagatacatatattcagaatacacatatatgtataaatttgtatgtgtgtgtgtgtgagatttAGTTTgatgttatattttgtgttctGCGTGTAATTTGTTGTGgatttttgttagttgttgttgttgttgatgttgttctattgtgtttactttgttttcttcatttctcTTTGTTGATTCTTGTGTGTGCTCTTTCTTGCTTTCTTGCTTTCCCTTTGCGAACTCAGCGCGATCATTTATCCTCGCAGCAACCGTTCTTGGCCAGCTGCTTCTGCAGCGCATGCGGAATGAAATCTTTCGTCTTGGAATGATTGCCTTGTCCAAGCAGCGCCGGCTCAATGTGTTTGCCCTCCTGGATGCGTTGAATGCACTTCAACAGATCATAGTTGATGCTCTCGCTAACCACCGAATCTTGCCTGTGAATAATGAGACGAAAATTTAGCATGTGTTTGTGATTATTACAATTTGCCAACTTACTTGTAGTCCGGATGGTTAAGCACCTGATCGCGTATCCAGGTGGCTGTGGTGACAAGTTCGCCGGCGGCACGCTTCTGTATGAAGCGCAGATACTGTTCAATGGTGCAGTGTGTGTCCGTGTCCACTTCCATGGACTGCAGATAGCTGCGAATGAGTGGCACCAGGCCTGGGAATACACCGGGCTGCAAGCAAACGAAGATCATGTTAATAACAGTCGTTGCACATGTTAATGTCAGTCGCTTAGCCTAACAGTACTGTACTAAGGCAACTTAACAGCAAGTGCACTAGGGCAACTTAACAGTAAGTGCGAGGCAAACAGCAGTCTGTTAAGCTGAAAGCAGTCTCTTAAGCTAACATCAATCTGTTAAGTTAGCAGCACTGCACTATGGCAACTTAACAGCACTGCACAGCGACAACTTAACAGAAGTCTGTCAGGCTAACAGCAGTGCCCTTCGGCAGCAGTCTGTTAAGCTAGCAGCAGTCCGTTAGGCTAGCAGCACTGTACAGCTGCAACCTAACAGAAGTTGTCTGGCTAACAGCAGTGTCCTACGGCAGCAGTCTGTTAATCTAACAGCAGTCgttaagttggcagcactgcaCAGCTGCAACTAACAGCTTGAATTGAATTGTTCAATGCCATCACAACACAACTTACCTTGCCATTGAAGATTTCGTTAATGGTGAGCAGCTGGAACAGCTCGTTCTCTTCATCATCCGTATCGGTGTGATCGCTATCGACGCCGCCATTGTGAGCATGGCCATTGGTGGTGCCATTGCTGATGCCATTGCTATGGCCATTCATTTTGGCGGTGCCATTCACCTGTGGCTGCTTGTTCGgctcatcctcctcctcgctGCCATTGGTAGTTGCCTTGGCTGTGCCATTTGTGGTCGGAGCGGAGGCGTTGCCATTCTGTTTGGCAGCACGCTGCTCCGGTGACTTGGACGATTTGCGGAACCAGAATTTCTCTTTGCGACAAGCGTCACGCTTCTGAGCCGTCTGCATGTTCTCATCCACCTTGCTGATGGGCGTTAGGAAATTGAGTTGATAGGAGAGGATGACACGGGTCAGCAGGACGACAAAGCACACGATCGCAGCATTCTCAAAGTCACTGATCTGCGCTTCGCACGGACGGAACTCGACACGCCAGCCAATCGAGCTGTTTGGTGGCGGCGGCTTGAAGCGCATCGTTTGCCAGTTGGTCGATTGAATGTTCTCAAAGTGATCGGTGTCCTCGTTGTCATTCTGATGGACCTTCTCGCTGAACAGCGAGACGGTGTCGCGGATGAACAAATGCGCCACATGCTGGGCCAACAGATGATCGATGCCGCCATCGATGAGACGATTGTAGACATCATCGTCGTACGTGAGCTTCACATCATTGTATTTGGCACCCTCGGGTGACAAATACGAATCGATGGAATCGTAACGCGACTTGGCAATACGAAATTTGCTATCCTTCAGTGGCTCAAGACCGCGTTCCTCGGGCGTACGGCAATCCACCGAGGAGCTAATCACATTCCAGCGGCAATCCGATTCGGTTAGATAGCCACGGTAAACGGGCGACGCAGCGGTCAAGGCGAGCATGATGGGGCAAAGCGGCGCCAGTTGATCGTACAGGCGACGTGCCTCCGTAATGTTGCAGGCCTGGAATGTCAGTTGCAGGCAGCAACAGCCCATGCCAAAGCCCATGGCATCGAGCAGCACAACATCGGGTTCGCCCGGTGGAGCGCCCTCAACGGGCAGCTTTGTGTTGACATCCTTGAAGACTGAAGAAAGAGTTTGTTAATTCCTTTTTCGGGATTTATCTACCTCATGAGCATTAATGCTTACCCTTCAGCTTGATGGAGACCTTCTCGCCGCGTCGCTTGCGTATGTTGCGCGTCAGCGTCTTGAAGCGCGGATGTCCGGGGAAAATAGCCTCATCGGGAAAGTAGAGCGAACGCGCCGAGCTCAACGGATCCTCGGGACGTGGCTGATGCAGCGGATACGTAAAGTTGGGCGCACCCAGGCGCGGAAAGTTTGTGATCGACATGACGCACTCATCGCTGGCCAGCAGCTCGGTGACTTCTTCGCGACGATAACGCATATTCGCCTCGACCAAATTGAAATGGGCCATCAGGCCGCCAAAGGGTTTTCCGGGTGTGCCCTCGATCATGTAAGCACCGTATTCGGGACGCCACAGGGACTTCACACCCTTGGGATCGGCGTGTTCCTTTTCGTTGAGTTTGTGGAGCAGATCTTGGGCCTTGAGTGCGACACGTGCCACCTTCTGTTCGTCATCGAACTTGACGATAATGTACTCGACCTCATCGCCCCATTTGAGTATATCGCCCTGGCGATCCTTGAGTCTGTGATACAGATTGACAAACTGATTGATGCCATGTTCGCGCACATGATCGGCCAGCTTCTTGGTCTCCTCCCAGGAGAGTGGATTGCCCTCGCTCAACAGACCCATTGTGTGTGCTTAGAAGAGAATTCTGTagcgagagggagaaagagagagagagcgagtgttAAATTTGAGTTGAGAAATCTAAATGTCAAatccaaattcaaattcaaatttcagatattcaaatatataatgtgTTAAGTAATAAATTTTCCTGTTTAATAAAGCACTTGAGATTCAAATcgcattcatttaaaatagctTTCGAGCCAATGTCAAATAATCGCTCAGATAACTgtcagatagagagagaaagagaaagagggagagagcgaaagTCCCTGTTCCCATGTCTGTACCATTTATggacacagcaacagcaacagcagcaacaactgcgaTAGCAACAATTTAGTTCGCAGCAATTGATATATTCCTACATTgtttataacaattatttttatactcttACAGTCGCTAGATTATTAATATGAACACAACTTTTGTTTATGATCCCCAATATATATTGGCCTATCTGTCTATCTAATTGCGTTGCTCCCTCCACAAAAGTTGGGTACAGTTGCGCATCCCAATTGTAGTTGGCTAGCAAAGCGAGGCTGCTCGCATTGAAGTACTGcgtagcaaaagaaaaaagtatttttagaatatttgaTTCTATTTggaaacaatttttatgaatataaaaacttGTTTAGAAAACTTTTATAGTATTGAagaattgttttcttttaaaacaatatgaaaacttcttttaaagtatttaagatattcgtttttttttttttagaagtttttctaattatttttatgaatattaaagtttcttttaaaaaacatttgacagttatagttatttatataatacgTAAACTTATTTTACAAAGTATTCTAAATATGtgttaagaaaaaaatacgcaaatttcttcttagtatttttttttagaaacaATATGAAAACTTCTTTTAAAAAGAGTTaagatatttgtatttgtttaagaCAACTTTTccataaatgaaaacatttaaaaacaattttatatattagtattatttttagatttttgtaatatgaaaacttcttttataaatttcacatCGAATCCAAAAgttaactaaaatatttgaatgtttttagtataattcggtttttctttaattctaATTCGAACACAATTATCAAAGTAGCAAACTTTCTATATTTCATtctatgaataatatttaagtgcATTTGAAATTCGACTTGTCGCTTTGCCACTTTTTTGCCTCACGCGATTTCCGCCTGTGCGGCACGAGTTTCGACTTCGTctcgattttgttttatttgtttttttttttacacttttatagacgaaatgatttaaaaagtGTCTCACggattttgttttatttgtttttttttttacacttttatagacgaaatgatttaaaaagtGTCTCACGGTTGATCTAATCGTTCAGTTTAGTAGCTATTTATAGTTGCGATTGGTGAACTGAAAGAGCAGGCacgaaaattaaacaaattttccaTAGCTGATGAAATGTGTTGAGTATTGAGTACAACTTGAAGAATACAactgaataatatataaataaaaacgaaatacatGTGTAGGTATTTATAGCAAGCAAATATTGAAGTGCTATCAATAATAAAGTGAAGTTAACTTGTCGCGCGTTATTTCCCCGAAAACTCAATTGGACggaataatatgaaatttgtgAGAAATGATAATGGTCAAGAtccgactcgactcgactccaCTCGACTTCGACTGATGCTAATCGGtcagaggaaaaaaaaaaatacagaagtGAGTAATCGATAACACGCCACAaagtacaaatatttatgaataacaaaatagaattaataaaaattattgataacAATATTTTGATATGTGCTTTGAGTGGCTGACAaaagtgtgtgagagagagagagcgagagcggaggaaatattttttttatttgcgattTATTTACGCTGGACTGTAGTATCTCTACTATATCGGACTGGTCGGCACTCGAGTTTCGAATTGAATCGCTTGATTGAATCGTTCAAGATTCTGAGAGAGAACTGAACTGAGGAGtgtgtttagtttttgttgctgtcccACTTGTTAAACGCGGATTTATGGCCACTTCAAttgtcagcagcaacagcagcagcaggaaacaacaacaacaagactcACAACTACAAACTGTAATTGAAACCAAATTCCAAATACCaaagacaaagagagaaaCTGTTACAAAGTCTCCGTCATATGATTACAGTTATTAGAATCAGTCAGCTGTAAGATCAATCTAAGCCGCAATTGCAGCAACTTTGCTTCCATCGATTTTGCAATTCGAATTCGACTAACTCAAAAGTTCAACACTAtgatgcaattgcaattatttaaaatatcactTTTGATTACtctaatttcataaaaaaaatctgGATAATTCATAGCAGTGAAATAAACttcttttgaatattatatttcactaaacaatattatattaaatgccAGTGAGCTTTAGCTCAATAATTCACAATAGAAAAATTTTAATCTTctcaaacaaattttgaaaagccaataataaaatcaaatagttAAGGTTTACTTTTAgctaaaattgaatataacatttcacaaaatgaatatattaaataattgccaACAATTCACAAAAgacaaattttaaaagcagctaaaagaattttaaaaaaaaactttaagaaGAAGTTGATGAacatttgcattgaaataaacttgtttggaatattttatttcactattATATTAATTGCCAGAGCTTTAGCAAAAAGTATTGAAAAACTGCAAGAGgaattaatatgaatttaagcttcatttaaatattacatttcactgaaataataatttaaaataactgtCAACAATTCACAATAGATCACAAATCATAAAGAAATAGCTAATATAAAAGAATTGAAGACACTTATtcgaaatattatatttcgatAAATTATTCTATTAAACACAATTCACAAAAGAAcctaaaacaataaaataaactttaagtggaaaaaagtaaataataaaatcaattgtttACATTCAACGATTTTAGGTTTACTTGTagcacattttaaatattaaataactgCCACAGCTTTAGCTTAATTTACAATCGATGAATCTTAAGGGCacataaaaagaatttcagaAATTAAGAGGAAAAAAgcttataaaaatatgcatttcaataaactaatttttaatattatatttcactatatgaatatatgaaacagttgcaaacattttataatagaTTAAAATCAGTTGAAAGAATTGAAGAAATTTTAAGAGGAAAAAAGTTGATTAAaatgtgcatttaaataaactgaatttgaatattatatttcgataaattaatatattaaaataactgTAGATGAATTTAAGCAGCTTAAACAATTGAAGAAACTTTAAGCGGAAGAAAGTTGATTAAATATCACTAAATTATTACAACTGCCACAACTTTATCAAAACTAGCTAAAcgaataaaattgaaatgcaaatgttacAACAAATTCTTgtgaagaaaataataaaattcaattggtTGACTTAACGACTTTAGCTTTAAGAATTCTGCGAATTATTGAATTGAGCAATGCAATAAAAGTCGAAGCAAAGCGATTCTAAGACTGATGCTGCAATtgattacacacacacacacacacacacatatatatacgaCGATCATTATCATTTTATGAATAGGAAATTGTGCAATATTGAGACATTTCAATTGCGTCATACTCGTGTATTATTTACATTGTTAACAAACACGGGAGAAACTCAATAATTATTgcacacaatttgcatttcaattcacGAAACCAATTCCAAATTCACTTTACGTAAAAACCATtaggaataaaaaaaaagcaaagttagaataaagtaagaaaagtaccttaaaaatatatgtgagAGTAAGGATACACGTTGAAGTTTAAGGATGTGCACTGGTAACTTGTAACTAATTTGTGAgttaaacgaaaaaaaaacacgaaaaaaaaacaaaatatagaataCAGAATACTGAATAGAACTTGGTTGCTTCACGGCTAAACGACAACTAAATATACTCGCGGCCAGACTCCAGCTTAATATGCACCGGGCACCGGTTGATGGTTGCTTACTCCCCTCCTTTCCCCTCTCCACCCTCCGCTGCTGCGTTACCACAAAAAACGTCACACCACCTGCCCCCTGAACGAGTCATCGACCGAGCAAGCGATCCATCGCGATCGCGTCAAACGATCGGTTGACAACGCGACGCAAagcgaaccgaaccgaactataataataataaacaaaatatattgggAGGAGGCTAAGGGAAGCACAACTCTCTGACCATCGATCGATCCACCGATCCATCCATCCATATCTATAAAGGAGCGGATGTCGGTAGGCAAGCCACTTGAGAATCTATTGATTGCCCATATGTATTATAATTACTTTGGACtatgtaatttattatgtatgtagtatatactttattcaataatagaaataaaaatacatttctcaAGTACCCAAATCTTTTTCGTTGTCGCTcccatttaatttttattattgtaaattctttttttcttatttggGTTCCTCTGAGTgttttttatagatttaagCTATTCGATTTGATTTATCAACACAATAAAGATTATAATTAGACGGTGTCGTAATTCTGTAGCCACTAGCTAATGCTCACTACCTtcaatatcataaatatatttacgtATATAATTGTATGTGAAGTGGGTTGATCAATCGCATAATACAACTAAATACGAGATCTTTTTCGAAACAACTTTTGGTCtattagaaaattttaaattttggattttgtgaattgaaaatgaattatagaatacaaattttgaaaaagcaaaaatctCTGAAATACactgttaaataaattttgagattttaaacttagatatataataaaaattgctaTTCCTTGAAcgattttagaaattttacaatttattcttTGAAGAATTTTGagaattgaaaatacatatattatctaatatatattgtattataaatattgaatgacTTTATAAATTgtgcagaaaagaaaaaaaattcataaatattgaaaaatttcgatacaaaattgttattcTTTGAAGAATTTTGAGAATTCAAACCAAAATtatcttatttaattttgtctgCTTTGAAAGATTTTATACATTGagaaaacacacaaatgaaaaataaaatatcaccaatattaaaaattatcttTAAAAGTGAAgaattttgagaatttaagctgaaatatataataaaaaaattgtttttcaatgaaagtttataaattgtaaaaaaaaaacacaaatatcgAAAATGGTCTTTGAAAATGGTTATTCgttgaaattttttgaaaattctgCATTGATTTTAAAGGAAAAACCTATATAAAACATGTTgtcaaaattgtattcaaacGTTAATCATTTAGTAAAACTTTTTATGGATAAAGTTTCTTGAAatgttatataaatttatacaattaattACTCTAAATTTCTGCAGGAATTCTAcgaattttagtatttataaaactAGTTGTTTGAAGAACTTTCTTATCTTATGCCACTATCGAAGTATTGAACTATTCGAACTGACCtcgaattaaatataataaaatgtgaaatactCTTGGTTGTTGACACATTGTATATCAACTCaagttgcaatatttaaagcggaaaagaaattaaaatatgcctGCACTTAAGGgtactcgactcgactcaactcaactcgactcgactcgactccaTCCAAAGCAGTACCATCCACAATCTGagcaccaaaaacaaaacaaatattcgCACATTTCGCACTTGGCACCGGGACTGAGAACGACGAGAACGACGATTGCTTTACTACTTTATTTGATCAAATCTGGGCTGTAAACGAAGAACCTTGAACGATATTCTCgccatttggcattttggggAACAAGTGTAAGTTTACAATTTCGTATCGAATGTCGAGGATTATATTACCCTAAAAACAAAGTTACACAGCAGCGATTGCATTACAATTGAGTTAACTTTACTTGGAATATGCATCAGCAAAAGATCGCTGAGAAATGTGTTATATCGAGGTTGATTGTACACAACTTGACCACAAAACACAACCACTCGGGGctaattataacaaaatattccGCTCATTAAACAAAAGTCACATGTAATATGCAATTAcaagaaattacaaatttgccagtttcaacttattttttttttaaggggAAATACGATACGCTACATAAATGGAGGTTAATCAACAAAAGTTGACATGCAAGATTTCCGAGCGATTAAACAGAAAgtcaaatgaattaaatactTTACAGAAATCTTGATAAAACactacaaatttcaattaaaactaaatagtttagagaattgttttttaaaagagtaataaaactttaattctatatttataaaaatgaatttaaatttaaaactcaattttataaatatttttaaatacatttaaataccaagaatacaaatttatacaatattattcatgaataattaatatgaatgaatacaaatataaatctGCCTTT
Coding sequences:
- the LOC117577674 gene encoding glutamate--cysteine ligase produces the protein MGLLSEGNPLSWEETKKLADHVREHGINQFVNLYHRLKDRQGDILKWGDEVEYIIVKFDDEQKVARVALKAQDLLHKLNEKEHADPKGVKSLWRPEYGAYMIEGTPGKPFGGLMAHFNLVEANMRYRREEVTELLASDECVMSITNFPRLGAPNFTYPLHQPRPEDPLSSARSLYFPDEAIFPGHPRFKTLTRNIRKRRGEKVSIKLKVFKDVNTKLPVEGAPPGEPDVVLLDAMGFGMGCCCLQLTFQACNITEARRLYDQLAPLCPIMLALTAASPVYRGYLTESDCRWNVISSSVDCRTPEERGLEPLKDSKFRIAKSRYDSIDSYLSPEGAKYNDVKLTYDDDVYNRLIDGGIDHLLAQHVAHLFIRDTVSLFSEKVHQNDNEDTDHFENIQSTNWQTMRFKPPPPNSSIGWRVEFRPCEAQISDFENAAIVCFVVLLTRVILSYQLNFLTPISKVDENMQTAQKRDACRKEKFWFRKSSKSPEQRAAKQNGNASAPTTNGTAKATTNGSEEEDEPNKQPQVNGTAKMNGHSNGISNGTTNGHAHNGGVDSDHTDTDDEENELFQLLTINEIFNGKPGVFPGLVPLIRSYLQSMEVDTDTHCTIEQYLRFIQKRAAGELVTTATWIRDQVLNHPDYKQDSVVSESINYDLLKCIQRIQEGKHIEPALLGQGNHSKTKDFIPHALQKQLAKNGCCEDK